A region of Pyxidicoccus parkwaysis DNA encodes the following proteins:
- a CDS encoding chemotaxis protein CheW: protein MKDPVNLLARRPRAVLDAPADEADTLVQLCAFFVGNEEYVLDIMRVEEILPSQRITPIPHAPSFVEGVLHLRGVILPVVDLRRRLLGQATPETPKMRLLVCKLGQRRVAVRVDRMAEVLRVRKGDIKPAPALMVAGRSPFVVGVCGPPDRLRLLLDLKALLRAELERESTRRPE, encoded by the coding sequence ATGAAGGACCCGGTCAACCTCCTGGCGCGCCGGCCGCGCGCGGTGCTGGACGCTCCCGCCGACGAGGCGGACACGCTCGTGCAGCTCTGCGCCTTCTTCGTGGGCAACGAGGAGTACGTGCTGGACATCATGCGCGTGGAGGAAATCCTCCCGTCCCAGCGAATCACGCCCATTCCCCATGCGCCGTCCTTCGTGGAAGGCGTGCTGCACCTGCGCGGCGTCATCCTCCCCGTGGTGGACCTGCGCCGCCGGCTGCTGGGACAGGCGACGCCGGAGACGCCGAAGATGCGGCTCCTGGTGTGCAAGCTGGGGCAGCGCCGCGTGGCCGTGCGCGTGGACCGGATGGCGGAGGTGCTGCGGGTGCGCAAGGGCGACATCAAGCCGGCGCCCGCGCTGATGGTGGCGGGACGCTCGCCCTTCGTGGTGGGCGTGTGCGGACCGCCGGACCGGCTCCGGCTGTTGTTGGACTTGAAGGCCTTGTTGCGCGCGGAGCTGGAGCGCGAGTCGACGCGGAGACCCGAATGA
- a CDS encoding HEAT repeat domain-containing protein, whose protein sequence is MNPLPEFPAEEARYRALQELDPRAAGALEVLVTGLHDESWRVRHVAAEALKRLPSSREVAERLIRVLGERGETGARNAAAEALAGLGGAALGPLVTLLGHPDPDQRKFAADILGQLGLRAAELPLVQALEDPDLNVRVAVSEALGRVGGEHSARALEGLLTDAESLLRLSALEGLALLRRPPPLPVVLAMLEDTRLQRSAFRVLGLVPEVVATERICQGLASPVRSVREAALGALGTQVALVEPARRGEVEAVVRAALRRLPDAAQRLVQALECEDVTVRSGALVSAAALGEASLALPVAEAAREDRLLREVLNTLGRLGPEGGRALLAHMADLSSPARAAAAEALADLVDPGSVTALCALLEWAEDDLRAVVVRALGRTRSPEAVPPLVDLLVAPSLAGAATRALGVLAGSNRTAVLEALEEAVTRRATSAAVAALARVGGAPALPALRQLARDAEPTWRAAAVEAAGEVDGAVGRELARAALADEAVQVRAAGVRAMGRLGGPEAGALLRPALHDEDASVRLAAVEAVGESGATDRASELEALVRHPDGALAVAAVRALARLGMAGPGVLMDAAAHPDAEVVKAALSAGALSAVGVELAVALLGHPRWDVRAAAARVLGDAGGPERLDVARRALEAEADALARQTLSDAVERLSRR, encoded by the coding sequence ATGAACCCGTTGCCCGAGTTCCCCGCGGAGGAGGCCCGCTATCGCGCGCTCCAGGAGCTGGACCCTCGGGCGGCGGGAGCGCTGGAGGTGCTCGTCACCGGCCTCCATGACGAGAGCTGGCGCGTGCGCCACGTGGCGGCGGAGGCCCTCAAGCGGCTGCCGTCCTCGCGCGAGGTGGCCGAGCGCCTCATCCGCGTGCTGGGCGAGCGGGGCGAGACGGGCGCACGCAACGCGGCGGCGGAGGCGCTGGCCGGCCTGGGCGGCGCGGCGCTGGGCCCGCTGGTGACGCTGCTGGGCCACCCGGACCCGGACCAGCGCAAGTTCGCGGCGGACATCCTCGGGCAGCTCGGGCTGCGCGCCGCGGAGCTGCCGCTGGTGCAGGCGCTGGAGGACCCGGACCTCAACGTGCGGGTGGCCGTGTCCGAGGCGCTGGGGCGCGTGGGCGGTGAGCACTCGGCGCGCGCGCTGGAGGGGCTGCTGACGGATGCGGAGTCGCTGCTGCGGCTGTCCGCGTTGGAGGGGCTCGCGCTGTTGCGCAGGCCGCCGCCCCTGCCCGTGGTGCTGGCGATGCTGGAGGACACGCGGCTGCAGCGCAGCGCCTTCCGCGTGCTGGGGCTGGTGCCGGAGGTGGTGGCCACGGAGCGCATCTGCCAGGGGCTGGCGTCGCCGGTGCGCTCCGTGCGCGAGGCGGCGCTGGGCGCGCTGGGCACGCAGGTGGCGCTGGTGGAGCCGGCGCGGCGCGGAGAAGTCGAGGCGGTGGTGCGCGCGGCGCTGCGCCGGCTGCCGGACGCGGCGCAGCGGCTGGTTCAGGCGCTGGAGTGCGAGGACGTGACGGTGCGCTCGGGCGCGCTGGTGTCCGCGGCCGCTCTGGGCGAGGCGTCGCTGGCGCTGCCGGTGGCGGAGGCGGCGCGGGAGGACCGGCTGCTGCGCGAGGTGCTGAACACGCTGGGCCGGCTGGGGCCGGAGGGCGGGCGCGCGCTGCTGGCCCACATGGCGGACCTGTCCTCGCCGGCCCGCGCGGCGGCGGCCGAGGCGCTGGCTGATTTGGTGGACCCCGGCTCGGTGACGGCGCTGTGCGCGCTGCTGGAGTGGGCGGAGGACGACCTGCGCGCGGTGGTGGTGCGAGCGCTGGGGCGCACGCGCTCTCCGGAGGCGGTGCCGCCGCTGGTGGACCTGCTGGTGGCCCCGTCCCTGGCGGGCGCGGCGACGCGGGCCCTGGGCGTGCTGGCGGGCAGCAACCGGACGGCGGTGCTGGAGGCGCTGGAAGAGGCCGTCACGCGCCGGGCGACGTCGGCGGCGGTGGCGGCGCTGGCCCGGGTGGGCGGTGCGCCCGCGCTGCCGGCGCTGCGGCAACTGGCCCGGGACGCGGAGCCCACCTGGCGCGCGGCGGCGGTGGAGGCCGCGGGCGAGGTGGACGGCGCGGTGGGCCGTGAGCTGGCGCGCGCCGCGCTGGCGGACGAGGCGGTGCAGGTGCGCGCCGCCGGAGTGCGCGCCATGGGCCGGCTGGGCGGGCCCGAGGCGGGAGCGCTGCTGCGCCCCGCGCTGCACGACGAGGACGCGTCCGTGCGCCTGGCCGCGGTGGAGGCGGTGGGCGAGAGCGGCGCGACGGACCGGGCCTCGGAGCTGGAGGCCCTGGTGCGCCATCCGGACGGAGCGCTGGCCGTCGCGGCGGTGCGCGCGCTGGCGCGGCTGGGCATGGCGGGCCCCGGCGTGCTGATGGATGCCGCGGCCCACCCCGACGCGGAGGTGGTGAAGGCGGCGCTGTCCGCGGGCGCATTGAGCGCGGTGGGCGTCGAGCTGGCGGTGGCGCTGCTGGGGCACCCGCGCTGGGACGTGCGCGCGGCGGCGGCCCGGGTGCTGGGGGATGCGGGCGGGCCGGAGCGACTGGACGTGGCACGAAGGGCACTGGAGGCGGAAGCGGACGCCCTGGCGCGGCAGACCCTCTCCGACGCGGTGGAGCGCCTGTCCCGGCGCTGA
- a CDS encoding CheR family methyltransferase: MPRFDDSRPEMSLEEFRLLRDHVYSHCGILVHEDMKFVMERRLWPRLEALGLPDFGAYHRYLRYDAQRHAELEAAVEALTTHETYFFREPSQLKAFCDELLPVLEKRNSRLKRLRLWSAGCSSGEEAYTLAMLLKDSRRFDDWDVEVYGTDISRRVLSMARRAEYGASALRATSADLLERHFQPAGNNRVRVRDEVRSWVSFGHHNLLDETGSQLVPRMDVVFCRNVMIYFDQAARRRVLRIVRDRLVPGGYLLLGHSENLLNLGADFELVHLQGDLVYRRPELPGLTTTGGEGR, encoded by the coding sequence GTGCCCCGCTTCGACGACAGCCGTCCGGAGATGTCCCTGGAGGAGTTCCGCCTCCTCCGGGACCACGTGTACTCGCACTGCGGCATCCTCGTGCACGAGGACATGAAGTTCGTCATGGAGCGCCGGCTGTGGCCGCGGCTGGAGGCGCTGGGCCTGCCGGACTTCGGCGCCTACCACCGCTACCTGCGCTACGACGCGCAGAGGCACGCGGAGCTGGAGGCGGCCGTCGAGGCGCTCACCACACACGAGACGTACTTCTTCCGCGAGCCCTCGCAGCTCAAGGCCTTCTGCGACGAGCTGCTGCCGGTGCTGGAGAAGCGCAACAGCCGCTTGAAGCGGCTGCGGCTGTGGTCGGCGGGGTGCTCGTCCGGCGAGGAGGCCTACACGCTGGCGATGCTCCTCAAGGACAGCCGCCGCTTCGACGACTGGGACGTGGAGGTGTACGGCACGGACATCTCGCGGCGCGTGCTGTCCATGGCTCGGCGCGCGGAGTACGGGGCGTCCGCGCTGCGCGCCACGTCGGCGGACCTGCTCGAGCGTCACTTCCAGCCGGCGGGCAACAACCGCGTGCGCGTGCGCGACGAGGTTCGCTCCTGGGTCTCCTTCGGCCACCACAACCTGCTGGACGAGACGGGCAGCCAGCTGGTGCCGCGCATGGACGTGGTGTTCTGCCGCAACGTGATGATCTACTTCGACCAGGCCGCGCGCCGCCGGGTGTTGCGCATCGTCCGGGACAGGCTGGTGCCCGGGGGCTACCTGCTGCTGGGCCACTCGGAGAACCTCCTGAACCTGGGCGCCGACTTCGAGCTGGTCCACCTGCAAGGGGACCTCGTGTACCGCCGGCCGGAGCTGCCGGGCCTGACGACGACGGGCGGGGAGGGGAGATGA
- the cheB gene encoding chemotaxis-specific protein-glutamate methyltransferase CheB, producing the protein MSAQDAINVLVIDDSAHNRHTLTTLLESAPDVRVMDRAADGEEGLKKVLELKPDVVTLDLEMPKLGGYTFLRLLMRTVPTPVIVISSYSHKSDVFKALELGAFDFIAKPPRGTREALEGLRNELLEKVRAARHVRPGQRHAAPGARAMAVAGELPLVVAVGASTGGPPAVQRILEGLAAEPTPCVLVSQHMPSQFTRAFAERLDRIGPFTVTEACDGDVVQPGHVYIAPGGRHMVVAERGTKLELHTPPPTPLDKYAPSVDRLFCSVAQVLGPRALAVVLTGMGADGAEGAREVARVGGEVWAESEETAVVFGMPGEAIATGAVKRVLRLGEMGPALAALARRKR; encoded by the coding sequence ATGAGCGCTCAGGACGCCATCAACGTGCTCGTCATCGACGACTCGGCGCACAACCGCCACACGCTCACCACGCTGCTGGAGTCCGCGCCCGACGTGCGTGTCATGGACCGCGCGGCCGACGGCGAGGAGGGGCTGAAGAAGGTCCTCGAGCTGAAGCCGGACGTGGTGACGTTGGATTTGGAGATGCCGAAGCTGGGGGGCTACACCTTCCTGCGGCTGCTGATGCGCACGGTGCCCACGCCCGTCATCGTCATCTCCAGCTACTCGCACAAGTCGGACGTGTTCAAGGCGCTGGAGCTGGGCGCGTTCGACTTCATCGCCAAGCCGCCGCGAGGCACGCGCGAGGCGCTGGAGGGGCTGCGCAACGAATTGCTCGAGAAGGTGCGCGCGGCGCGGCACGTGCGGCCCGGGCAGCGTCACGCGGCGCCGGGCGCGAGGGCCATGGCGGTGGCGGGCGAGCTGCCGCTGGTGGTGGCGGTGGGCGCGTCCACGGGCGGGCCTCCCGCGGTGCAGCGCATCCTGGAAGGCCTGGCCGCGGAGCCGACGCCGTGCGTGCTGGTGAGCCAGCACATGCCCTCGCAATTCACACGCGCCTTCGCCGAACGTCTGGACCGCATCGGCCCGTTCACGGTGACGGAGGCGTGTGACGGGGACGTGGTGCAGCCGGGGCACGTGTACATCGCTCCGGGTGGGCGACACATGGTGGTGGCCGAGCGGGGCACGAAGCTGGAGCTGCACACGCCGCCGCCGACGCCGCTGGACAAGTACGCGCCCAGCGTGGACCGGCTCTTCTGCAGCGTGGCGCAGGTGCTGGGGCCGCGCGCACTGGCGGTGGTGCTGACGGGCATGGGCGCGGACGGCGCGGAGGGCGCGCGCGAGGTGGCGCGCGTGGGTGGCGAGGTCTGGGCCGAGTCCGAGGAGACAGCGGTGGTGTTCGGCATGCCGGGCGAGGCCATCGCCACGGGGGCGGTGAAGCGGGTGTTGCGGCTGGGAGAGATGGGCCCCGCGCTGGCCGCCCTGGCGCGGCGCAAGCGGTAG
- a CDS encoding response regulator, protein MTQQIRALVVDDSQAMRRSIMYALQRISGMVCTEAQDGADGLKKLTQGQFDVVLTDINMPLMDGLKLISHIRQATDHRHVPIVVITTESAAADRERAMKLGASAYLVKPVQAKVVMDTVRDVLKLD, encoded by the coding sequence ATGACGCAGCAGATCCGAGCGCTGGTGGTGGACGACTCGCAGGCGATGCGGCGCAGCATCATGTACGCCCTGCAGCGCATCAGCGGCATGGTCTGCACCGAGGCCCAGGACGGAGCTGACGGGCTGAAGAAGCTGACGCAGGGCCAGTTCGACGTGGTGCTGACGGACATCAACATGCCGCTGATGGACGGGCTCAAGCTCATCAGCCACATCCGCCAGGCGACGGACCACCGGCACGTGCCCATCGTCGTCATCACCACGGAGAGCGCGGCGGCGGACCGCGAGCGCGCCATGAAGCTGGGCGCGAGCGCGTACCTCGTGAAACCCGTGCAGGCGAAGGTGGTGATGGATACCGTTCGGGACGTGCTGAAGCTGGACTGA
- a CDS encoding ABC transporter ATP-binding protein, with product MDAVLEVDGLEKVYGDVRAVRGLSFSVAPGEILGLVGPNGAGKTSTLRCLAGILPPSAGRIAVAGNDLKQRTVEAKRALAFLPDEPRFFDYLTVWEHLNFTARLYGVEDWEARGRALLEEMELSGKEKALPGELSRGMKQKLSIACGFLHSPKLILLDEPLTGLDPIGIRRMKASLRRRAEEGSALVLSSHLLPLVEELCHRLLVIAGGRAVALGTLPEIRARLTGPESEGVSLEELFIRITSAATEPGMSSP from the coding sequence ATGGATGCTGTGCTGGAAGTCGACGGGCTGGAGAAGGTCTACGGTGACGTGAGGGCCGTGCGAGGGCTCTCCTTCTCGGTGGCGCCGGGGGAAATCCTCGGCCTCGTCGGGCCCAATGGAGCGGGGAAGACGTCCACGCTGCGGTGTCTCGCGGGCATCCTTCCGCCCAGCGCGGGGCGCATCGCGGTGGCGGGGAACGACTTGAAGCAGCGGACGGTGGAGGCGAAGCGCGCGCTGGCCTTCCTGCCGGACGAGCCGCGCTTCTTCGACTACCTCACGGTGTGGGAGCACCTGAACTTCACTGCGCGGCTCTACGGGGTGGAGGACTGGGAGGCGCGGGGCAGGGCGCTGCTGGAGGAGATGGAGCTGTCCGGCAAGGAGAAGGCGCTGCCGGGCGAGCTGTCGCGGGGCATGAAGCAGAAGCTGTCCATTGCGTGCGGCTTCCTGCACTCGCCGAAGCTCATCCTCCTGGACGAGCCGCTCACGGGATTGGACCCCATCGGCATCCGGAGGATGAAGGCCTCGCTGCGGCGCCGCGCGGAGGAGGGCTCGGCGCTGGTGTTGTCCTCGCATCTGCTGCCGCTGGTGGAGGAGCTGTGTCACCGGCTGCTGGTGATTGCGGGAGGTCGCGCGGTGGCGCTGGGCACGCTGCCGGAGATTCGCGCGAGGCTCACCGGCCCGGAGTCGGAAGGCGTGTCGCTGGAGGAGCTCTTCATCCGCATCACCAGCGCGGCGACGGAGCCTGGGATGTCGTCGCCGTGA
- a CDS encoding putative ABC exporter domain-containing protein yields the protein MSFPRAVLFLWTASLRNRIWRQLARLRHPRYLLGLAVALVYLYSAVTRTVGSRSLGGLPGGPRLFAELSLVGSVLGTVFAAWVLGKDQPSLTFTETEVVQLFPAPVTRRALLHYKLMRGLMGATAGALFATLFIGRVVSGTPVLFFLGASLALGTLYLHTTAAAFTRTRLAARGPWGLVLRWGGVALVLVAVAAAMLSALRAHPFPEEISSSRDLRVWLQAMMDSPGLAAVLMPGRVLVEPSLAGSMSGFLHALPPVLALAAAHYAWVVLVEVPFEEAAVVRAETRAKERALRASGQRSGTYTLRKPPFRLLARGRPEVALVWKNLIARKRMAGGFAVFALFIVFGGAIAALLGDARLFTDTRRVVGPLMLTLAVLLTVVGPSAFRMDLRMDLPKLDLLRALPLTGRQVVGAELAASALSVAGLQLSLLAVALLMGPGTEESQLGEWWWPGGLGLAVLLPSLSLAGLFVQNAAVVLFPAWVPADAGQRVRGLEAMGQRLLTMLGTLVVTMAGLVPATLVALLVGLPLYPALEEWTLPLSALGAAVVLVGEVALGVVALGRAFESLDVSEERPE from the coding sequence GTGAGCTTCCCTCGTGCGGTGCTGTTCCTCTGGACCGCATCGCTGCGCAATCGCATCTGGCGCCAGCTCGCGCGGTTGCGCCATCCGCGCTACCTGCTCGGGCTGGCGGTGGCGCTCGTGTATCTGTACTCGGCCGTCACCCGCACCGTGGGCTCGCGGAGTCTCGGAGGCCTGCCCGGTGGGCCCAGACTGTTCGCGGAGCTGTCGTTGGTGGGCTCCGTACTGGGCACGGTGTTCGCCGCGTGGGTGCTGGGCAAGGACCAGCCGTCCCTCACCTTCACCGAGACAGAGGTGGTGCAGCTCTTCCCCGCGCCCGTCACCCGGCGCGCGCTGCTGCACTACAAGCTCATGCGTGGCCTCATGGGCGCGACAGCGGGCGCGCTGTTCGCAACGCTGTTCATCGGCCGGGTGGTGAGCGGCACGCCGGTGCTCTTCTTCCTCGGCGCAAGCCTCGCGCTCGGCACGCTGTACCTGCACACCACGGCGGCGGCCTTCACGCGCACGCGATTGGCGGCCCGAGGTCCCTGGGGCCTCGTGTTGCGCTGGGGCGGGGTGGCCCTGGTGCTCGTGGCGGTGGCGGCGGCGATGCTCTCCGCCCTCCGCGCGCACCCCTTCCCCGAGGAAATCTCCTCGTCGCGCGACCTGCGCGTCTGGCTGCAAGCCATGATGGACTCACCGGGCCTGGCCGCGGTGCTGATGCCGGGCCGTGTGCTGGTGGAACCGTCGCTCGCGGGCAGCATGAGTGGCTTCCTGCACGCGCTGCCCCCGGTGCTCGCCCTGGCGGCGGCGCACTACGCCTGGGTGGTGCTGGTGGAGGTGCCCTTCGAGGAGGCGGCGGTGGTGCGCGCCGAGACGCGCGCGAAGGAGCGCGCGCTGCGCGCATCGGGACAGCGTTCTGGCACGTACACGCTGCGCAAGCCGCCCTTCCGGCTGCTGGCGCGAGGGCGGCCAGAAGTCGCGCTCGTCTGGAAGAACCTCATCGCCCGCAAGCGCATGGCGGGAGGCTTCGCCGTCTTCGCCCTGTTCATCGTGTTCGGCGGCGCTATCGCCGCGCTGCTGGGGGACGCACGTCTCTTCACGGACACGCGGCGCGTGGTGGGGCCGCTGATGCTGACGTTGGCTGTTCTGCTGACGGTGGTGGGCCCGAGCGCCTTCCGCATGGACCTGCGGATGGACCTGCCGAAGCTCGACCTGCTGCGTGCCCTGCCGCTGACGGGACGGCAGGTGGTGGGCGCGGAGCTGGCGGCGTCCGCGCTGTCGGTGGCCGGCCTCCAGCTCTCGCTGCTGGCGGTGGCGCTGCTGATGGGGCCCGGCACGGAGGAGTCGCAGTTGGGCGAATGGTGGTGGCCGGGCGGACTGGGGCTGGCGGTGCTGTTGCCCTCGCTGTCGCTGGCCGGGCTCTTCGTGCAGAACGCGGCGGTGGTGTTGTTCCCTGCCTGGGTACCGGCGGATGCGGGCCAGCGGGTGCGCGGCCTGGAGGCCATGGGCCAGCGATTGCTCACGATGCTGGGCACGCTGGTGGTGACGATGGCGGGACTGGTGCCGGCGACGCTGGTGGCGCTGCTGGTGGGCCTGCCGCTGTACCCGGCGCTGGAGGAATGGACGCTCCCGCTCTCGGCCCTCGGCGCGGCCGTCGTACTGGTGGGGGAGGTGGCCCTGGGCGTGGTGGCCCTGGGCCGTGCCTTCGAGAGCCTGGACGTGTCCGAGGAAAGACCCGAGTAG
- a CDS encoding NAD(P)-dependent oxidoreductase produces the protein MKVGFIGLGNMGLPMAKNLLAAGHELTVWNRTQAKAGPLREKGARVANTPAEAARGADVVISMLADDHAVQDAVLGKDGAHAGLGKGAVHVSSSTISVALSEKLTEAHASAGQGYVSAPVFGRPEAADAKQLWVITSGPRADVERVRPLLEVLGRGLTVLGEKPSAANVVKLSGNFLIASMMEALSEAFALTRKSGIEPKLFLEVFQSVFARAPIFERYAQLIAEEKYSPPGFTMKLGLKDVGLVLDAGRGAEVPMPLASLLRDQYLGGVAQGHGDLDWSAIGALVAERAGLKKR, from the coding sequence ATGAAGGTCGGATTCATCGGACTGGGGAACATGGGCCTGCCCATGGCGAAGAACCTGCTCGCCGCGGGGCACGAGCTGACGGTGTGGAACCGCACGCAGGCCAAGGCCGGGCCGCTGCGCGAGAAGGGGGCACGCGTGGCCAACACTCCCGCGGAGGCCGCGCGCGGCGCGGACGTCGTCATCAGCATGCTCGCGGATGACCACGCCGTGCAGGATGCCGTCCTCGGAAAGGATGGCGCGCACGCGGGGCTGGGGAAGGGCGCCGTGCACGTCTCCTCCAGCACCATCTCCGTGGCCCTCTCCGAGAAGCTGACGGAAGCCCACGCGAGCGCGGGTCAGGGCTACGTCTCCGCGCCCGTGTTCGGCCGTCCCGAGGCCGCGGACGCGAAGCAACTCTGGGTCATCACCTCCGGCCCCAGAGCGGACGTGGAGCGCGTCCGTCCACTGCTGGAGGTCCTGGGCCGGGGCCTCACCGTGCTGGGCGAGAAGCCCTCCGCCGCCAACGTGGTGAAGCTGTCCGGCAACTTCCTCATCGCGTCCATGATGGAGGCGCTCAGCGAGGCCTTCGCCCTCACGCGCAAGTCCGGCATCGAGCCGAAGCTCTTCCTCGAGGTGTTCCAGTCCGTCTTCGCGCGCGCCCCCATCTTCGAGCGCTACGCGCAGCTCATCGCCGAGGAGAAGTACTCGCCCCCGGGCTTCACCATGAAGCTGGGCCTCAAGGACGTGGGGCTCGTGCTGGACGCCGGCCGAGGCGCCGAGGTGCCCATGCCCCTGGCCAGCCTCCTGAGAGACCAGTACCTCGGTGGCGTCGCGCAGGGACACGGCGACCTCGACTGGTCCGCCATTGGCGCGCTGGTGGCGGAGCGCGCGGGCTTGAAGAAGCGCTGA
- a CDS encoding HpcH/HpaI aldolase family protein has protein sequence MLTENRLKKSIRDGTLALGLTSVLPLPTLVELVGYAGYDFVILDQEHAPVGPELLENLIRAAECAGITPLVRVPSSAPEAISRALDAGALGVVVPRVRSREEAEAVVRASRFHPKGDRSLGDGRPTGFGRMALPEYATRANRQILVVVSIDDRAGVDALDSIVTVEGIDLVMEGAVALSQSYGVPGKLDHPDVQAAIRKVAQACRGNGVSYCATPRLPDEAERWQREGVAALLLGDDRSLTFRALQARLDNVRLELTTQ, from the coding sequence ATGCTGACGGAGAACCGCCTCAAGAAGTCCATTCGCGACGGGACGCTCGCCCTGGGCCTGACGAGCGTGCTGCCGCTGCCGACGCTGGTGGAGTTGGTGGGGTACGCGGGCTACGACTTCGTCATCCTCGACCAGGAGCACGCCCCCGTGGGGCCGGAGCTCTTGGAGAACCTCATCCGGGCCGCCGAGTGCGCCGGCATCACCCCGCTGGTGCGCGTACCCTCGTCCGCGCCGGAAGCCATCTCCCGCGCGCTGGACGCGGGGGCGCTGGGCGTGGTGGTGCCGCGTGTGCGCAGCCGGGAAGAGGCGGAGGCCGTGGTGCGGGCCTCGCGCTTCCACCCCAAGGGAGACCGGAGCCTTGGCGACGGGCGGCCCACGGGCTTCGGCCGGATGGCGCTGCCGGAGTACGCCACGCGCGCCAACCGTCAAATCCTGGTGGTGGTGAGCATCGACGACCGCGCGGGCGTGGACGCGCTGGACTCCATCGTCACCGTCGAGGGCATCGACCTGGTGATGGAGGGCGCCGTGGCCCTGTCGCAGTCGTATGGGGTGCCGGGGAAGCTGGACCACCCGGACGTGCAGGCGGCCATCCGCAAGGTGGCGCAGGCCTGTCGGGGCAATGGGGTGTCCTACTGCGCCACGCCCCGCCTGCCTGACGAGGCGGAGCGCTGGCAGCGGGAAGGTGTGGCCGCGCTGCTCCTGGGGGATGACAGGAGCCTCACCTTCCGCGCGCTCCAGGCGCGCTTGGACAACGTGCGCCTGGAGCTCACCACTCAGTAG